A single genomic interval of Acidobacteriota bacterium harbors:
- the lptD gene encoding LPS assembly protein LptD gives MPQTKYFLAILFTLSAAFPVAYAQLPIQAERKVENPIGAAEAQRKAKRQEPAQQVKISAQLGATTTEDVTITADKQEGEGRDKVTIYTGNVEVHYHGRYGDIAIYADRLTYNGLTEDAQAEGNVYFEQNGEKFVGERMEFNLKTERGSIFKPTGFTSSTRDGTVLTIDASRADKTGEDTYNLSDATLTACGDRVPKWAFTAKRARIRVDHRAKVYNAFFRVKGVPVLWVPYASISIDKKDRSSGFLLPSTGSSNLKGRTAHIAYYQTLGRSADILFRTDFFSKRGVGLGFDFRARTNETSRLYIGSFTVLDRLFGQKGDDASGTSFYADGVHYFKNGFVAVADVNITSSFTFRNVFAENVFTAISPEERSIFYLNKNWGSYSFNALFGEQSFFIGRFLSSDGKYLRNPDGGLVGDDQIVKMRQFPAIELNKRSTKISDRLPFYFSFESSLGGVRRSETRGDQALLKTPSIVQRLDFFPRFTFPLKPIAGFTLTPTVAVRSTFYSDSLDPVQRQVVGANLFRHYAEVSVDIRPPALAKVYRHKDNSPWFKHVIEPYAEYRRIIGIDDFARTIRTDERDVVADTNEIEYGVTNRFFVKRPSADGQSTQAHEWLDLTIVQKYFFDPTFGGAFKSCTQAEFLSSNCTRNQFLPLMTLTGFNYAGLKRNASPLNVRARMRPNDTLFADVKLNYDTEFHQLRDVVFGGGAAKGIFQVSNSWYYTRRVAVDNSREGLTNDPSSLPGNQFDFSAFAGNPGRGPYGGFTIIYDLRNKYFDGTARKSFDGSPYRRMTALVSSAGWAWDCCSVQINSFTFNAGVRNETRYIFAFTLKGIGTFGTQNIGQRR, from the coding sequence ATGCCTCAAACGAAGTATTTCCTCGCTATCCTCTTCACCCTCAGCGCCGCATTTCCAGTTGCCTATGCGCAACTGCCGATTCAAGCCGAACGAAAAGTCGAAAACCCGATTGGCGCGGCTGAGGCGCAACGCAAAGCCAAACGTCAGGAACCTGCGCAACAAGTAAAGATTTCCGCTCAACTCGGTGCCACCACGACCGAAGATGTCACGATCACGGCCGATAAACAAGAAGGCGAGGGGCGAGATAAAGTCACGATCTATACTGGCAATGTCGAAGTCCACTATCACGGTCGGTATGGTGACATCGCCATATACGCTGACCGGCTTACCTACAATGGTTTGACCGAGGATGCCCAGGCGGAAGGCAACGTTTACTTTGAGCAAAACGGCGAGAAGTTCGTGGGAGAGCGCATGGAATTCAATTTGAAGACCGAACGCGGTTCGATCTTCAAACCGACCGGCTTTACCAGCAGCACGCGGGACGGCACGGTGCTGACGATTGATGCCTCGCGCGCGGACAAGACGGGCGAAGACACCTATAACCTGAGCGATGCGACGTTGACGGCGTGTGGCGACCGCGTGCCGAAATGGGCGTTCACTGCGAAACGTGCCCGCATTCGCGTGGATCATCGGGCGAAGGTTTATAACGCGTTCTTTCGTGTGAAAGGCGTGCCGGTGTTGTGGGTGCCCTACGCTTCGATTTCGATTGATAAAAAGGATCGTTCGTCAGGTTTCTTGCTGCCGAGTACGGGGTCGTCAAATTTGAAAGGGCGGACGGCGCACATCGCCTATTACCAGACCTTGGGCCGTAGTGCGGACATCCTCTTTCGGACAGACTTTTTCTCGAAGCGCGGCGTTGGGCTGGGCTTCGATTTTCGCGCGCGCACGAACGAGACTTCGCGCCTTTATATCGGTTCGTTCACCGTGCTGGATCGGTTGTTCGGTCAAAAGGGTGATGATGCCAGCGGTACCAGCTTTTATGCTGACGGGGTGCACTACTTCAAGAATGGCTTTGTGGCGGTCGCTGACGTCAACATCACTTCTTCATTCACGTTTCGCAATGTGTTTGCCGAAAACGTGTTCACCGCCATTTCACCGGAAGAACGTTCGATCTTTTATTTGAACAAAAATTGGGGATCCTATAGTTTCAATGCGCTTTTTGGCGAACAGAGCTTTTTTATCGGGCGCTTTTTGTCGAGCGACGGGAAATACCTGCGCAATCCTGATGGTGGTCTGGTCGGAGACGACCAGATCGTCAAGATGCGGCAGTTCCCGGCGATTGAACTGAATAAGCGCAGCACCAAGATTTCAGATAGGCTGCCATTTTATTTCTCCTTTGAATCGTCGTTGGGTGGCGTGCGGCGCAGCGAGACGCGCGGGGATCAAGCGCTGCTCAAAACCCCCTCCATCGTTCAGCGGCTGGATTTCTTTCCGCGCTTTACCTTCCCGTTAAAACCCATCGCGGGGTTTACTTTGACGCCGACCGTGGCGGTGCGTTCGACGTTTTATAGCGATAGCCTCGATCCGGTGCAGCGGCAAGTCGTAGGCGCAAATCTCTTCCGCCACTATGCCGAGGTTAGCGTAGACATACGGCCGCCTGCGTTGGCCAAGGTCTATCGTCACAAAGACAATTCGCCGTGGTTCAAACACGTCATCGAGCCGTATGCCGAATACCGGCGTATTATCGGGATTGATGATTTTGCGCGCACCATCCGTACAGATGAGCGCGATGTCGTGGCCGACACCAACGAGATTGAATACGGCGTAACGAATCGTTTTTTTGTCAAACGCCCATCCGCTGACGGCCAGAGCACGCAGGCGCATGAATGGCTGGACCTCACGATTGTACAAAAATACTTTTTTGATCCGACCTTTGGCGGCGCGTTCAAAAGCTGCACGCAGGCGGAATTTCTCAGTTCAAACTGTACCCGTAATCAATTTCTTCCGTTGATGACTTTGACCGGATTTAACTACGCCGGGCTGAAACGGAATGCCTCGCCGCTCAACGTTCGTGCGCGGATGCGGCCCAATGACACGCTTTTCGCGGACGTAAAATTGAATTATGACACCGAATTCCACCAATTGCGCGATGTGGTTTTTGGGGGCGGGGCTGCCAAAGGCATTTTTCAAGTGAGCAATTCCTGGTATTACACGCGTCGTGTCGCTGTGGATAACTCTCGTGAAGGCTTGACGAATGACCCTTCAAGCCTGCCGGGCAACCAATTCGACTTTTCAGCCTTTGCCGGCAATCCGGGGCGCGGCCCGTATGGCGGCTTCACCATCATTTACGATCTGCGCAATAAGTATTTTGACGGCACGGCGCGCAAGAGCTTCGATGGCTCGCCTTATCGTAGAATGACTGCGCTGGTATCTTCGGCGGGTTGGGCTTGGGATTGTTGCAGCGTTCAGATTAATAGCTTTACCTTCAACGCCGGAGTGCGTAATGAGACTCGTTACATCTTTGCATTCACCTTAAAAGGCATCGGCACCTTTGGCACGCAAAACATCGGTCAGCGGCGCTAA
- a CDS encoding phosphoglucomutase/phosphomannomutase family protein, whose translation MGITFGTSGWRAIIAEEFTYANVRLVTQAIASVLNEERAGGAMIVGYDTRFLSEHFAAACAAEFAGLGFETYLTNRETPTPVISYCIRTKGARGGINFTASHNPPQYNGMKFSTADGAPALPEITRRIEHRIAELQTGSAPAPAMTSKAKAIELNPLEDYLNSLADKIDFAKIASAKLKLAYDPLWGTGRGYLDEALRRHGCEVTNVHDYRDVLFGGFSPEPSERNLAVLRALVLEKGLALGLSTDGDADRFGFIDRDGTFISANHLLAILLDYLCDTRPHWSGGVARSVATTHLLDRVAARHGRESFETPVGFKFIGELINADKIILGGEESAGLTVKGHFPEKDGILACLLVAEMVAARGASLGEMITELFTKDGALYSDRRGIKLTPEVKARLSERLQADPPTQIGGRAVTGVNRMDGVKYLFDDGSWMLLRMSGTEPVVRCYAETHTKEDLEVLLETGSQYVLS comes from the coding sequence ATGGGCATCACTTTCGGTACATCCGGTTGGCGTGCGATCATTGCCGAAGAGTTCACCTACGCCAACGTGCGTTTGGTCACGCAGGCGATTGCCTCTGTGCTCAACGAAGAGCGTGCGGGCGGAGCCATGATCGTCGGCTATGACACGCGCTTTTTGAGTGAGCATTTCGCGGCGGCGTGCGCGGCGGAGTTTGCCGGGTTGGGTTTTGAAACCTACCTGACCAACCGTGAAACGCCGACGCCGGTGATCTCGTATTGCATCCGCACCAAGGGCGCGCGCGGCGGAATTAACTTCACCGCCAGCCACAATCCGCCGCAATACAACGGCATGAAATTCTCGACCGCAGATGGGGCACCGGCTTTGCCGGAGATCACCCGGCGGATCGAACATCGCATCGCCGAATTGCAGACAGGTTCTGCCCCAGCGCCTGCGATGACAAGCAAGGCCAAAGCGATTGAGTTGAATCCGCTGGAAGATTATCTCAATTCGCTGGCTGACAAGATTGATTTCGCCAAGATAGCCTCGGCCAAACTCAAGCTGGCCTACGATCCACTTTGGGGAACTGGCCGAGGCTATCTGGACGAAGCGTTGCGGCGGCACGGTTGCGAAGTCACGAACGTGCACGATTACCGCGACGTGCTTTTCGGTGGTTTTAGCCCGGAACCTTCAGAACGCAACCTGGCCGTGCTGCGCGCGCTGGTGCTTGAGAAAGGTTTGGCGCTGGGCCTTTCGACCGATGGCGATGCCGACCGGTTCGGATTCATAGACCGCGATGGCACGTTCATTTCAGCCAACCATTTGTTGGCAATTTTGTTGGATTACTTATGTGATACGCGCCCGCATTGGTCGGGCGGCGTGGCGCGTTCGGTCGCCACGACGCATCTGCTGGATCGCGTCGCCGCGCGGCACGGACGCGAGAGCTTTGAAACGCCGGTGGGCTTCAAATTCATCGGCGAATTGATCAACGCGGACAAGATCATTTTGGGTGGCGAAGAGAGCGCCGGCCTGACGGTCAAAGGCCATTTCCCCGAAAAAGACGGCATTCTCGCCTGTCTCTTAGTCGCGGAAATGGTGGCGGCGCGCGGTGCAAGTCTGGGGGAAATGATCACTGAACTTTTCACCAAAGACGGGGCGCTTTACAGTGACCGTCGCGGCATCAAGCTGACGCCTGAAGTCAAAGCTCGTTTGTCTGAACGGCTCCAAGCCGACCCGCCCACCCAGATTGGTGGACGCGCGGTCACCGGCGTGAATCGTATGGACGGCGTGAAATATCTGTTTGACGACGGCTCTTGGATGCTCTTGCGCATGTCTGGCACCGAACCTGTGGTGCGGTGCTACGCTGAAACCCATACGAAAGAAGATTTGGAGGTGTTACTTGAAACCGGTAGCCAATACGTACTCAGTTAA
- a CDS encoding septum formation initiator family protein — translation MPTVPNAVWLAMILLAVSLLAVSTLARSRGQMMAMKTKHAVTQNRLTAAQNANDELKAQTQQLRTNARAVAQAAQTQLHLVKSNEIVIATR, via the coding sequence GTGCCGACGGTTCCCAACGCTGTCTGGCTGGCAATGATATTGTTGGCGGTCAGTTTGTTGGCTGTTTCCACGCTAGCGCGTTCGCGTGGCCAGATGATGGCCATGAAAACCAAACACGCGGTCACGCAGAATCGTTTGACCGCAGCGCAAAACGCCAATGACGAACTGAAAGCGCAGACCCAACAATTGCGCACCAATGCACGGGCGGTGGCACAAGCCGCGCAGACGCAATTGCATCTCGTCAAGTCTAACGAAATCGTCATCGCCACGCGCTAA
- a CDS encoding site-specific DNA-methyltransferase — MSQHPLNNHRTAVGRWSCLGPYYAMFPTDFAFQVIEEYSRPGDAVLDPFAGRASSVYAAAVTQREAVGIEINPVGWLYGHVKLKPASKQHVLARVEDIWKIAEVTKHPQLNRMPQFFRHCYSRQVLNYLLFSRDLLRWKERGVDATLMALILVNLHGKKDGSLSNQMRQGKAMSPDYSVNWWNEHDSLPPDIHPVDFLRDRIGWRYAKGTPEGALGKVYLGDSTKLGKALKKKVTAGQQKRFNLLFTSPPYREITDYYYDQWLRLWMLGGPAAATRTGKQWQGRFASKDAYRHLLTTVFQDCAEVLDDRATVYVRTDARDFTLNTTIQVLGQVFPQKELQVIERPFLKQTQTALFGDKEEKPGEMDLVLRPH, encoded by the coding sequence ATGAGCCAACACCCGTTGAACAACCACCGAACAGCCGTGGGGCGTTGGTCATGCCTCGGGCCTTACTATGCGATGTTCCCCACCGATTTTGCCTTTCAAGTTATAGAGGAGTACTCACGACCGGGCGACGCGGTGCTTGACCCTTTCGCTGGCCGCGCCTCAAGCGTCTATGCCGCCGCAGTGACGCAAAGGGAGGCTGTCGGAATAGAGATTAACCCGGTAGGCTGGCTCTACGGGCACGTCAAACTCAAGCCTGCTTCCAAACAACATGTGCTCGCGCGTGTGGAAGACATTTGGAAAATTGCCGAAGTTACCAAGCATCCACAGCTAAACCGAATGCCACAATTTTTCCGCCATTGCTACTCCCGGCAAGTGCTTAACTATTTGTTGTTCTCGCGTGATTTGCTGCGATGGAAGGAACGTGGCGTAGACGCGACGCTGATGGCGCTCATTCTCGTCAACCTACATGGCAAAAAAGACGGCTCGCTTTCAAATCAAATGCGTCAGGGTAAAGCGATGAGCCCGGACTATTCGGTGAACTGGTGGAATGAGCACGACTCGCTGCCGCCCGACATTCACCCGGTGGACTTTCTCCGCGACCGAATTGGCTGGCGCTATGCTAAAGGAACACCTGAAGGCGCACTCGGAAAAGTTTATCTTGGTGATAGCACTAAGCTGGGCAAGGCTCTAAAAAAGAAGGTAACTGCTGGGCAGCAGAAACGCTTTAACCTGTTGTTCACCTCACCGCCTTATCGTGAAATCACCGATTATTATTATGACCAGTGGTTACGCCTTTGGATGCTGGGTGGACCGGCTGCGGCCACTCGAACCGGCAAGCAATGGCAAGGCCGTTTCGCCTCCAAAGACGCTTACCGCCATTTATTGACGACCGTATTTCAGGATTGCGCGGAAGTGCTGGATGATCGCGCTACTGTCTACGTGAGAACGGATGCTCGAGACTTTACCTTAAACACGACCATCCAAGTGCTTGGGCAAGTATTCCCGCAGAAAGAGCTGCAAGTTATCGAGCGCCCGTTTCTCAAACAAACCCAGACAGCGTTGTTTGGAGATAAAGAAGAGAAGCCTGGGGAAATGGACTTGGTGCTTAGACCGCACTGA
- a CDS encoding DNA double-strand break repair nuclease NurA, which yields MPYEGEFAQYRSLRRLAESEKVKQLLGAYKIRLATGATASLDKLQAAELPLSKWQPDWVLAVDGSHHEVQVKNGFPGAEASYLTIASVLLDVEKIRQLDQNRPVDPKVFRTTEQAESIDWAFPGSNVIAAGEQSAKDSLRKALFEVLGAKRMSEDSESLLETYEALLAHKPQNTREQRCPYEDCPIQDGEYVRGQGKYTCNCQLSQTLYATDALRIHEGMNPAGTNGKMFAEIMQVLERVWVVHILRTLEQKNWLSSLRKLAIVIDGPLAIFGHPAWLSQSISKELTRINALVKEATDGQELLLIGIEKTGEFVEHFKQLDTDEEGNSGQFPLNSIALLTDSYIKQNIIFSESPKPYGRDTYFGRKFFYKTSSGAQIVAMLPFLAEAHENLNTAELWQFPRLTDAIGLLNQLVSSRYPNALSPLVAANAEAAIPLNLGKKVLERLAKELISKS from the coding sequence ATGCCATACGAAGGGGAGTTTGCGCAGTACAGATCGTTGCGCCGCCTGGCCGAAAGCGAAAAGGTTAAACAGTTGCTGGGCGCTTACAAGATTCGCCTGGCAACCGGCGCGACGGCTTCGCTCGATAAACTTCAGGCGGCGGAATTGCCCCTGAGCAAATGGCAGCCCGATTGGGTGCTGGCCGTTGATGGCAGCCATCATGAGGTACAGGTCAAGAACGGCTTCCCCGGCGCGGAGGCGTCCTATCTGACCATCGCTTCGGTGCTGCTGGATGTGGAAAAGATCAGGCAACTCGATCAGAACCGCCCGGTTGATCCCAAGGTCTTTCGCACGACCGAACAGGCGGAATCCATTGATTGGGCTTTTCCGGGCAGCAATGTCATTGCCGCAGGCGAGCAGTCAGCCAAAGACTCGCTCAGAAAAGCGCTCTTTGAAGTGCTGGGCGCTAAGCGCATGTCCGAAGACAGTGAGTCACTGTTGGAGACCTACGAAGCATTGCTGGCCCACAAACCGCAGAACACGCGCGAGCAGCGCTGTCCCTATGAAGACTGCCCGATTCAAGACGGGGAGTATGTGCGAGGCCAAGGCAAATACACTTGCAACTGCCAACTGAGCCAGACGCTTTACGCGACCGATGCCTTGCGCATTCACGAAGGAATGAACCCGGCAGGTACCAACGGCAAAATGTTTGCCGAGATTATGCAAGTGCTTGAGCGAGTCTGGGTCGTTCATATTCTCAGGACGCTCGAGCAGAAGAACTGGCTCTCATCATTGCGCAAGCTGGCGATCGTGATAGACGGCCCGCTGGCAATCTTTGGGCATCCAGCCTGGCTGAGTCAGTCAATTTCCAAAGAACTGACGCGGATAAATGCTCTGGTCAAAGAAGCAACTGATGGGCAGGAATTGCTGCTGATCGGAATTGAGAAGACCGGCGAATTCGTCGAGCACTTCAAGCAGTTGGACACGGATGAAGAAGGCAACTCCGGCCAATTCCCGCTCAACTCGATTGCGCTGCTGACAGATTCCTACATCAAGCAGAACATCATCTTCTCGGAAAGCCCGAAGCCGTATGGGCGCGACACCTATTTCGGCAGGAAGTTCTTCTACAAGACAAGCTCAGGAGCGCAGATCGTGGCGATGCTTCCTTTTCTGGCAGAAGCTCACGAGAATTTGAACACGGCTGAACTTTGGCAGTTCCCGCGCCTGACAGATGCCATCGGATTATTGAATCAGCTTGTCAGTTCGCGTTACCCCAATGCATTATCTCCGCTGGTTGCGGCCAATGCTGAAGCAGCCATCCCCCTCAATTTGGGCAAGAAGGTGTTAGAACGTTTGGCCAAGGAACTCATTTCAAAGAGCTAG
- a CDS encoding ATP-binding protein — MPSPLNEAFAEDQKKSSVTQTKEIFGRLIQKAQYVGEVYSVNYETALVQIHDYHRQQVGGIPSLSFLIATRVNPEEDIDYKAEDASVILLRVMDAAALPNSSEAERIRAEIAQRVSGETDTHWDDPSMMDAATNNILSFAGVKCRVIGTFYLEQNPQVENRVSLSLRFGSDLSNYYPNRGLKVYKSNGAALGMIVNYRDPSRTDQLSDKSVTVGEVRYASTNRDFQGVSDVPVTLQPADLLSQKTALFGMTRTGKSNTTKIVLKSVFELRFDQDRPLRIGQIVFDPNGEYANENAQDVNKQKNPSAIKNVWQANTNGKKEDVVTYGIQPHPNDLGRRLMLLNFFEENNLQIGKEMIDRALESYDVKFIENFCQVSFEQPPEADWSALTRYKRKVLVYRALLVLAGFKPPNALLPSTEKIFNENLLKAMNESETKDVEAKNRFISAAKILSNKQPSWAQLAMALAGLHEFMTTKDSGYQRFAAWYINERPKASGDSWADKDLEKLLEMFAPNRANGPKQLGKVSKLHAGSTTTDFADDIYNDLVAGKLVIIDQSSGDPEINKSSADRIMWHIFRANQSRFRQGEQALPEILVYVEEAHNILPAGSDMEMRDVWVRTAKEGAKYRIGMVYATQEVSSIQRNILKNTANWFIGHLNNTDETKELCKYYDFEDFEASIRRAQDRGFIRVKTLSNLFVVPIQVRKFEV; from the coding sequence ATGCCATCTCCGCTCAACGAAGCTTTTGCCGAAGACCAAAAGAAATCATCCGTCACTCAAACCAAAGAGATATTCGGAAGACTGATTCAAAAGGCTCAATACGTCGGTGAAGTTTACTCCGTCAATTACGAAACAGCGTTGGTGCAAATTCACGATTACCATCGTCAGCAAGTGGGAGGCATTCCCAGTCTCAGCTTTTTGATTGCCACGCGCGTCAATCCGGAGGAGGACATTGACTATAAAGCCGAGGACGCGTCCGTCATTCTTTTGCGGGTCATGGATGCTGCTGCGCTGCCGAACAGTTCCGAAGCTGAACGAATCAGGGCGGAGATCGCCCAGCGCGTCAGCGGAGAGACAGATACGCATTGGGATGACCCAAGCATGATGGATGCGGCGACCAATAACATTCTCTCGTTTGCAGGCGTGAAATGCCGCGTCATCGGGACGTTTTATCTCGAACAAAATCCGCAAGTCGAAAATCGTGTGTCGCTGAGTCTGCGGTTTGGCAGCGACTTATCGAACTACTACCCCAATCGCGGGCTGAAGGTCTACAAATCGAACGGCGCGGCGCTGGGAATGATCGTCAACTATCGTGACCCGTCGCGCACCGATCAACTTTCCGACAAGTCCGTCACGGTCGGTGAAGTACGGTATGCCTCAACCAATCGGGATTTTCAGGGCGTGTCGGATGTCCCCGTCACCTTGCAGCCAGCCGATTTGCTGAGTCAAAAGACAGCGCTCTTCGGGATGACGCGCACTGGTAAATCGAACACGACGAAGATCGTGCTGAAGTCCGTCTTCGAACTGCGGTTCGATCAAGACAGGCCGTTGCGCATCGGGCAAATCGTTTTCGATCCGAATGGCGAGTATGCCAATGAGAACGCGCAGGATGTGAACAAGCAGAAAAACCCTTCGGCGATCAAAAACGTCTGGCAAGCCAATACCAATGGGAAGAAAGAGGATGTCGTGACTTATGGCATCCAGCCACACCCGAATGACCTGGGCCGCCGTTTGATGCTGTTGAATTTTTTCGAGGAAAACAATCTGCAAATCGGGAAAGAAATGATAGATAGGGCCTTGGAAAGCTACGATGTCAAGTTCATCGAAAACTTTTGCCAAGTGTCTTTTGAACAACCCCCTGAGGCCGATTGGTCAGCCCTGACCCGATACAAAAGAAAGGTACTTGTTTATCGCGCGCTATTAGTGCTCGCAGGGTTTAAGCCACCAAACGCCCTGCTACCTAGTACAGAAAAGATATTTAACGAGAACCTTCTGAAGGCGATGAATGAAAGTGAGACCAAGGACGTTGAGGCGAAAAACCGCTTCATCTCTGCGGCTAAAATACTAAGCAATAAACAGCCTTCTTGGGCACAATTGGCAATGGCTCTTGCTGGCTTGCACGAATTTATGACCACGAAAGACAGTGGCTATCAGAGATTCGCGGCTTGGTACATTAACGAAAGACCAAAAGCCTCTGGTGATTCTTGGGCTGACAAGGATTTAGAAAAGCTTCTTGAGATGTTTGCCCCTAATCGCGCCAATGGCCCTAAACAACTAGGCAAGGTCAGTAAACTTCACGCGGGTAGTACCACAACTGACTTTGCCGACGACATCTACAACGATTTAGTGGCGGGCAAGCTTGTCATCATTGACCAGTCTAGCGGCGACCCTGAAATCAACAAGTCCTCGGCGGACCGAATCATGTGGCACATCTTCCGCGCCAATCAGAGTCGTTTCCGGCAGGGTGAGCAAGCCTTACCGGAAATTCTGGTCTACGTGGAAGAAGCGCACAACATTCTTCCGGCTGGCTCTGATATGGAGATGCGGGACGTTTGGGTACGCACGGCGAAGGAAGGCGCCAAGTACCGCATCGGGATGGTATACGCCACGCAGGAAGTCAGCAGCATTCAACGCAACATTCTCAAAAACACCGCCAACTGGTTCATCGGCCATTTGAACAACACCGACGAAACCAAAGAGCTTTGCAAGTATTACGACTTTGAGGATTTTGAAGCCTCCATCCGGCGCGCGCAGGATCGCGGCTTCATCCGGGTCAAGACGCTGAGCAACCTGTTCGTCGTGCCAATTCAAGTCAGGAAATTCGAGGTCTAG
- a CDS encoding AarF/ABC1/UbiB kinase family protein: protein MAVVQQEIEQQIVATNDALAVTPQTIDVAPLAATPQHWPAVNVARYNPDETISGHGWRAWVRAAHIISTFVLYHLFVYSYHRGWFIGGKEESEEKHLQWQADWLSRQLLKLGPTFIKIGQAVSTRADLLPLAYIKELSKLQDRVPEFPHEQAMAIIERELGRPVNELYAEIETPPVAAASLGQVYRARLHSGEVVAIKVQRPELANTINFDLAVLRSLARFMARYPNIARGVDWVGTLDEFAAVVFEEMDYVQEGRNAEAFRDNFKRWREVYVPKIYWSHVSPRVLTMEFIEGTKVIDLQTLDERGLNRIEVVRLIARTYLKQLLEDGYFHADPHPGNLRVLDDGRLAFFDFGMVGRITPELQDKMIDAFFHIVDKDVPGLTQDLINLNFLPPTIDPNTIRPVVEKLFSDYLNMKLGDIRFKELTYELAEVIYQYPFRIPAHFTYIMKAIMTLEGVGITLDPNFSFFEVAKPFAKEFMLKREGRFFRDQVIKRLLYGEQGEIQWGKMWKLTKMAAKMFWDDLTGNTPPPPSLLNGG, encoded by the coding sequence ATGGCCGTAGTCCAACAAGAGATTGAACAACAAATCGTAGCAACGAACGACGCGCTCGCCGTTACGCCACAAACAATAGACGTCGCGCCGCTCGCAGCGACACCCCAGCATTGGCCCGCCGTCAACGTCGCCCGTTACAACCCGGATGAGACGATCAGCGGCCACGGCTGGCGGGCGTGGGTGCGTGCGGCGCACATCATCAGCACCTTCGTGCTCTATCACTTGTTTGTGTACAGCTATCATCGCGGCTGGTTCATTGGCGGCAAGGAAGAATCCGAAGAAAAACATCTGCAATGGCAGGCCGATTGGCTGTCGCGCCAGTTGCTCAAGCTCGGCCCGACCTTCATCAAGATCGGTCAGGCCGTTTCGACGCGCGCCGATCTGTTGCCGCTGGCTTACATCAAGGAACTGAGCAAGCTGCAAGACCGCGTGCCCGAATTCCCGCACGAACAGGCGATGGCGATCATCGAACGCGAGTTGGGCAGGCCGGTCAACGAGCTTTATGCTGAGATTGAAACGCCGCCCGTCGCCGCGGCTTCGCTAGGTCAGGTCTATCGCGCGCGCTTGCATTCAGGCGAAGTCGTGGCGATCAAGGTACAGCGGCCCGAACTCGCCAACACGATCAATTTTGACTTGGCTGTGTTGCGCAGCCTGGCGCGTTTTATGGCGCGTTACCCAAACATCGCGCGCGGCGTGGATTGGGTGGGCACCCTTGACGAATTCGCCGCCGTCGTGTTTGAAGAGATGGATTATGTGCAAGAAGGCCGCAATGCTGAGGCCTTCCGCGACAACTTCAAACGGTGGCGCGAAGTCTACGTGCCCAAGATTTATTGGTCACACGTCAGCCCGCGCGTGCTGACGATGGAGTTTATCGAAGGCACCAAAGTCATTGACCTGCAAACACTGGACGAACGCGGCCTGAACCGCATTGAAGTCGTGCGCCTGATCGCGCGGACGTACCTGAAACAATTACTGGAAGACGGCTACTTTCACGCCGATCCGCATCCGGGCAATCTGCGCGTGCTGGACGATGGCCGCCTGGCTTTCTTCGATTTCGGCATGGTCGGGCGCATCACGCCGGAGTTACAGGACAAGATGATTGACGCCTTCTTTCATATCGTTGACAAAGACGTGCCCGGCCTGACGCAAGACCTCATCAACCTGAACTTCCTGCCGCCGACGATTGACCCAAATACGATCCGCCCGGTGGTCGAAAAACTTTTCAGCGATTACCTCAACATGAAACTCGGCGACATACGGTTCAAAGAATTGACCTACGAACTGGCCGAAGTGATTTACCAATATCCCTTCCGCATTCCGGCGCACTTCACCTACATCATGAAAGCGATTATGACGCTCGAAGGCGTCGGCATCACGCTCGATCCGAACTTCAGCTTTTTTGAAGTGGCCAAGCCCTTCGCCAAAGAATTCATGCTCAAACGCGAGGGCCGCTTCTTCCGCGACCAAGTCATCAAACGCTTGCTTTACGGTGAACAGGGCGAGATTCAATGGGGCAAGATGTGGAAGCTGACCAAGATGGCGGCCAAGATGTTTTGGGATGATTTGACGGGCAACACACCACCTCCACCGTCATTGCTGAATGGGGGCTGA